CAACACCGTGAACATGACCGGCTTTACGGTGGTGATCTACCTGAGCCTGCTGGTGCTGTTCTTTGCCTATTGCTACCCGATTTCCCGTTTGACCCAACGCCTGGAGCGCCGCTATGCCTTCTATTGAACCCCTGGTCAGCCTGCGGGACTTGCAGCTGTCGTTCGGTGACAACCGGGTGCTCAAGGGCATCGACCTCGACGTGCATCGCGGCCAGGCGGTGTCTATCATCGGCCCGTCCGGCTCGGGCAAGTCGACCATCCTGCGTTGTATCACCGGGCTGTTGCAGCCCCAGCGCGGGACCATCCGCGTGGGCCAAACCCGGGTCGATACGCTGACCCAGGAAGCCCAGCGCATCGAGTTGCGCAAGCGCGTCGGCTTTGTGTTCCAGCAATACAACCTGTTCCCGCATTTGTCGGTGCTGGAAAACCTGGTGATCGCCCCGCGCAAGGTGCTCGGCCGCAGCCGCGCCGACGCCGAGAAAGACGCGCGGGCGCTGTTGGCCAAGGTGCGTATGGAGCACAAGGCCGATGCCTATCCCGGCCAACTGTCCGGCGGCCAACAGCAGCGCGTGGCGATTGCCCGGGCGTTGGCGATGCGCCCGGAACTGATTCTGTTCGATGAAGTGACCTCGGCCCTGGACCCGGAAACCGTCGGTGAAGTACTGACGGTGATTCGCGAACTGACTGAAGAGGGCATGACCTGCGTGCTGGTGACCCATGAAATGCGCTTCGCCGAAGAGATCAGCGACATCGTCTACTTCACCGAAAACGGCGTGATTGTCGAACACGGCAGCGCCGAGCAGATCTTCCAGCGCCCTACCAGTGAGCGCACCCAGGAATTCCTACGCCATGCCTTGGGTGATCCCGGCCGTCGCCCGCCGGTCGCCAGCGATCCGTACCTGCTGACCAACCTTAGCCGTTACACCCTGTCTGTCTAACAAGAGGAACCTCGTCATGAGTACCGCAAACCGTGCCGCCGTTATCGAAGAGTTTCTGCAGCAGATCCGCGTCATCAACCAGCGCGGCGTAGACCGCGCGGCCCTGGTGGAAATCGTCGAGCTGCTGGAATCCCTGGCCGAGCGTCGGGACCTGTTCAACTTCAGTGAATTCCCCGCGCCGGTGCCGGGGCAGGGCAGCACTGCTTTTCGTTATCGCCTGAACGACGATGGCGACACCCCGACCCTGTACCTGAACTCGTTGCTGCCGGGCAAAAGCACCATCCCCCACAACCATGAAACCTGGGCAATCATCAGTGCCGTTGAAGGCCAGGAAATCAACTATGTGTATGGCCGCAAAGATGAAGGGCGTGATGCCGGTTTCACCACTCTGACGCTTGAGAAGGAAGTCATCGTACAGCCGGGCACCTCCATTTCATTCCTCGGTGAAGACCTGCACGGGATTCGCGTCGAAGGTGAGCAGGCGACCTTGCACTTCCACCTGTACGGCTTGCCGCTGGAATCCCTCAATGGCCGTTACGGCGTTGAAGCAGACGGGCGGATCCTCAACTACAACGCCTCGCAGATGGCCCCGTCGATCAAGGCCTACGCCTGAATACGCTACTCACGTGTGGTGAAAATCGCTCTATGTGGGAGCTGGCTTGCCTGCTATTGCATCGACGCGGTTTACCTGATTCACCGCATCGCCTGCGTCGCAGGCAAGCCAGCTCCCACTTTGGTCCGCGTTCATCCAGGGGTTTTTATGATTGATCTGTATTACTGGCCCACCGGCAACGGCCTGAAAGTCGGCATCCTGCTTGAAGAGCTGGAGGCGCCGTACCGCCTGATTCCCGTGAACATCCGCGAAGGTGCGCAGAAGCAGGAAAGCTTCCAGCGCATCAGCGCCAACGGGCGGATCCCGGCGATTGTCGACCACCGCCTTGACGCACCCCTGAGCCTGTTCGAATCCGGGGCGATCCTGAATTACCTCGCCGACCAGGCCGGGCGCTTCCTGCCGCCCGCCGGCAGCGCCGAGCGCCAGAAAGTCCAGGAATGGCTGTTTTGGCAGGTGGGGCACATCACCCCGTACCTTAGCCAGCTGCAACTGTTCAAGGAAAAGGCCCCGGAACCGATTCCCTTCGCCCTGGACCTGCTGAACGCCGAAGCCACGCGCCTGTATCGGGTGCTGGAGCAGCGCCTGGCCGAAGTGCCGTATGTGGCGGGCGAATATTCGGTGGCCGACATGGCGATCTTCCCGTGGATCCAGCCCCTGCGCCAGGGCCAGGACTTGGAGGACTACCCGAACATCCAGGCCTGGCGCCAGCGTATCAAGGCGCGCCCGGCGGTCCAGCGGGCCTACGCCAAGGGCCGTGAAGTGGCCGCCGGCGAGCGTTCGTTGGCCTTGCAGTAACCCATCTCTTTTTTTGCGGGACTTTCATGAGCCAGACCATCACACCCGGGCAATTGCAACAATGGCTGTTCGACGGCCAGGAAATCGCCCTGTTCGACGTACGCGAGCACGGCCAGTACGGCGAGGCCCACTTGTTCCACGGGGTAAACCTGCCCTATAGCCGCCTGGAGCTTGAGGTGCAGCGCCTGGCACCGAATCCTCAGGTGCGCCTGGTGATTTACGACCAGGACGGCGGTGATGTGGCGGCGCGCACGGCGTTGCGCTTGCAGGCGTTGGGCTACCGCCATGTGCATGTGCTGGAAGGTGGCGCGCACGGTTGGCAGGCAGCCGGCCTGCAACTGTTTGCCGGGGTGCATGTGCCGTCAAAAGCCTTTGGCGAGTTGGTGGAGGAGGCCAGCCATACGCCACATGTCACCGCGCAGCAATTGGCGGCCTGGCAGGCCACGGGCGAGCCATTGGTGGTACTGGACGGCAGGCCGTTCGATGAATACCGCAAGATGACCATACCCGGTTCCATCTGCTGCCCCAACGGTGAGTTGGGCTACCGCGTGCACGACCTGGTGCCGGATGAGACGACGCCCATCGTGGTCAACTGCGCCGGTCGTACCCGCAGCATTATTGGTGCCCAGACGCTGATCAACCTCGGCGTGAAGAACCCGGTTTATGCGCTGGAAAACGGTACTCAGGGTTGGTACCTGGCCGATTTCAAACTGGAGCATGGCAGTACCCGGCGTTATGCCGATCAGGTCTCGACAGGCCTGGGCCAACAGCGCGAGGCTGCCCGGCAACTGGCGGAGCGGGCAGGGGTGGTCGCTGTCAAGGCGGATCAGGTTCGGCAATGGGCGGCTGATGCGGCCCGCAGCCTGTTCCTGTGTGATGTGCGTACCGCTGAAGAGTTTGCCGCCGGCAGTTTGCCGGGGGCGCAACACACGCCGGGCGGGCAGTTGGTTCAGTCGACCGACCTGTACATCGGCGTGCGTCAGGCGCGGGTGGTGCTGGTGGACAGCGACGGCGTGCGTGCGCCGATTGTCGCCAGTTGGCTGCGGCAATTGGGGCATGAGGCGTATGTGCTGGAGGGTGGCATCCACAGTGGTCTGGCGTTGCCGGTCAAGCAGGGTGTGCCGTTCAAGGCGTTGCCAGAGATCTCGGTGCAGGCGTTGGCCGATGCACTGAAAGACGACGCCGTGGACTTGGTGGACCTGCGTTCGAGCATGGTCCATCGCAAGGGCCGGATTGCCGGTTCGCGTTGGTCGATTCGTTCGCTGTTGACCGCCAATGCGCGCCCTTTGGTGCTGCTGGCCGATGACCCGGCACTGGCCGCTTTTGCCGCGCAGGATTTGGGTGAAGGCGTGCGCTTGCTCGACGGCGGGTATGCAGCCTGGGTCGCAGCCGGTTTGCCGGTGATCGAGGATGCACAAACGCCACCGGATAACCTGTGCATCGACTTCCTGTTCTTCACGCATGACCGCCACAGCGGCAACAAGGACGCCGCCCGCCAGTACCTGGCCTGGGAAATCGGCCTGTTGGCGCAGATGAGCGCAGCGGAAATCGCCAGCCTCAAACCCTTGCTGCCGGCATCACGCGTGCGCACCCGGCTGATTCATGCCGCGCGTACTGAAGGCGGCAGCGGCGGCCGGGCGGTCAACGTACCCGTTACCCGCCTGAGCACCGTGCTGTTCGACAACCTGGCGCAGATGCGCGACGCCCGTTCCCGGCGCGACAGCGAGCGCGTCTTGAGTTACGGCGCACGCGGCAATCCCACGGGGTTTGCCCTGGAAGACCTGGTCACCGAACTGGAAGGCGGCTATCGCACCCGATTGTATGGCACGGGCCTGGCCGCAGCGGCGCAGACGTTCCTGGCCTACCTGCGGCCCGGCGATCATGTGCTGATCACCGATGCGGTGTATTCGCCGGTGCGCAAGCTGGCGCGCGAATTCCTCCAGCCATTCGGCATCGAAGTGAGTTACTTCAGCCCGGACGGCAGTGGCCTGGAAGCGCAACTGCAAACCAACACCAAAATGGTCTATGCCGAAGTACCGGGTTCGCTGCTATATGAATTGTGCGACCTCCCGGCGATTGCCGCACTGTGCAAGCCACGTGGCATCTTGCTGGCGGTGGACAACACCTGGGGCTCGGCGTACCTGTATCGTCCGCTGGCGTTGGGTGCCGATATCTCGATCATGGCCCTGACCAAATACCTCGGTGGCCACAGCGATGTGATGATGGGCAGCGTCTGCACCACTGAAGCGGCATGGCCGGCGCTGGCAAGGATGAGCGACACGTTTGGCAATGCCGTCAGTGCCGATGACGCCTACCTGATCCTGCGTGGCGCGCGCACCCTGGCTTCGCGGCTGGACGTGCATGAGCGCCAGGCGCTGTCGATCGCCCAATGGTTGCAGGCGCAGCCGCAGGTCAAGCGGGTGTTCCATCCGGCGCTGGCAGACCATCCTGGCCATGCGCTGTGGAAGCGTGACTTCAGCGGCAGTAACGGTTTGCTGTCATTTGAGCTGAACAGTGCGGATGCCGGTTACGTCGAGCGGTTTATCGACGGCTTGCAGTTGTTTGGCCTGGGTGCATCCTGGGGCGGTTATGAAAGCCTGGTGACCCTGGCAGAGACGCAGGATCGCGAGAGTGCCGCCGACCGTGGGTTGAACCCTGTGGTGCGCCTGCATGTGGGATTGGAGGATGTGGCTGCGTTGGTCGAGGACTTGCAGCGCGGGTTCGTGGCGGCGGGGCGTTAGGCCAGCGGTCATGACAATTTGCGTCTGACCATAGGTGCCAATCGAACTTTGTGTTTAACTTCGGCACCTGAAATTCGTTTCACTACCACCACTAGAAGGATTCCGTTCATGGCTCAAGTTACCCTCCGTGGCAACCCTGTCCAGGTCGAAGGCGAGTTGCCACAAGTCGGCGCCAAGGCGCCAGACTTCACCCTGACTGCCGGCGATCTGTCTGACGCAACCCTGGCGACCTTTGCCGGCAAGCGCAAAGTGCTGAACATCTTCCCAAGCGTTGATACCCCGACTTGCGCCACGTCGGTTCGCAAGTTCAACACCCAGGTCAATGACGTGGCCAACACCGTGGTGTTGTGCATCTCCACTGACCTGCCATTCGCCCAGGCGCGCTTCTGCGGCGCCGAAGGCCTGGAAAACGTGAAGAACCTGTCGGACTTCCGTGAGGCAGCATTCGCGGTCGACTACGGTGTAGCGATTGCCAGCGGCCCGCTCAAAGGCCTGACCGCCCGTGCCGTCGTGGTACTGGACGAAAATGACAACGTGTTGCACAGCGAACTGGTCAGTGAAATTGGCCAAGAGCCTAACTACGAGGCAGCCCTGGCTGTCTTGAAGTAACTGTAACTACGCGTGACTGTCGTTTTGCAGTAACACGTGTGATGCATGATTGCGGCCTGGCCTAGTCCAGGCCGTTTTTATTTGTGCTTCAGATGTTTAGCCAGATAGCCAATGGACTAAGCAAAGAAGTTAAAAGTTGTAATCCAAGGTAAATAGCCGGTAAAGGCGCTTCTCTTAACGCGCTCCAGTGCTTATCTTTCAGCCTCCCAAAGAAGAAGCTCTCGCGCCCAATGGTTGATCACTCCATGCAATCCACCCCTCGTCACTCCCGTCGCTGGCTGTTCGGCCTGCTCGTGCTGCTGGTTATTGCCGGCCTGTGCTGGAAATTCTGGCCCGGCAGCCATAAAGACAGCGCCGAGAAGAAGCCCGCCGGGCATGCTGGCAAATCGGGCATGATGCGCCCGGGCTTTGGTGGTTCTACCGGCCCGGTGCCGGTGCGCGTGGCGCCCGCGGTGTTGGGTGAGTTCCCGGTCTACTACAAGGCGTTGGGCACGGTCACGGCATTGAACACCATCAACGTGCGCAGCCGGGTAGGCGGCGAACTGGTCAAGATCGCCTTTGAAGAAGGGCAGATGGTCAAGGCCGGCGATCTGCTGGCGGAAATCGACCCGCGCAGCTACCAGAATGCCTTGCTCCAGGCCCAGGGCACGTTGCTGCAAAACCAGGCCCAGCTGAAAAACGCCCAGGTCGACGTGCAGCGTTATCGCGACCTGTATGCGCAAGACAGTATCGCCAAGCAAACCCTGGACACCGCCGAAGCGCTGGTGTTGCAGTACCAGGGCACGGTCAAGACCAACCAGGGCGCGGTGGATGACGCCAAGCTCAACCTCGAATTCACCAAAATCCGCGCCCCGATCACCGGGCGTGTCGGCCTGCGTCAGGTGGACGTGGGTAACCTTGTGGCCGCCAACGACACCACCTTCCTGGCGGTGATCACCCAGACCCAACCCATCAGCGTGGCTTTCACGCTGCCGGAAAACACCCTCGAAACCGTGCTGGCGCGTTATCACGCCGGTAACAAGCTGCCGGCAGAAGCCTGGGACCGTGGCGATGTGGCGTTGAAGGCCACTGGCGTGCTGCAAAGCCTGGACAACCAGATCGACGTCACCACCGGCACCCTGAAGTTCAAGGCGCGGTTCGATAACAAGGACCAGGCGCTGTTCCCCAACCAATTCGTGAACGTGCACCTGCTGGCCGACACCCTGCATAACGTGGTGCTGGCGCCCTCGGCGGCGATTCAGTTCGGCAACACCGGCACCTTTGTCTACGTGCTCGACGGCGACAAGAAGGTCAAGGTACGTGCGCTGGTGATCGGTGATTCCGACGGCGACAACACCGTGATCAAGGATGGCCTGGCCGCCGGCGACCGCGTGGTGCTCGAAGGCACCGACCGGCTGAAGGACGGCAGTGAAATCGAAGTGGTCAACGACAGCACGCAAGTGCCCACCACCCCGACCGAACACCTTCAGGGCCAGCCGGCAGCCAAGGCGCAGCAAGGTCCGGCAGACGCCGGCAAGGCGCAAAAGGGCGGCAAATGAATCTCTCGCGGCTGTTCATCCTTCGCCCGGTAGCCACCACCCTGAGCATGCTGGCCATTGTCTTGGCCGGTGCGATCGCCTATCGCCTGCTGCCGGTCTCGGCCTTGCCCCAGGTTGACTACCCGACCATCCGCGTGATGACCCTGTACCCCGGCGCCAGCCCGGACGTGATGACCAGCGCGGTAACGGCGCCCCTGGAGCGTCAGTTCGGGCAAATGCCCGGCCTGACCCAGATGGCGTCCACCAGCTCCGGCGGCGCCTCGGTGCTGACCCTGCGTTTCAACCTCGACATCAACATGGATGTCGCCGAGCAACAGGTGCAGGCCGCGATCAACGCCGCCACCAACCTGTTGCCCAAGGACTTGCCGGCGCCGCCGGTGTACAACAAGGTCAACCCGGCGGACACCCCGGTACTCACCCTGGCCATCACCTCCAAGACCATGCTGCTGCCCAAGCTCAATGACCTGGTCGACACGCGCATGGCACAGAAAATCGCGCAGATCAGCGGCGTGGGCATGGTCAGCATCGCCGGTGGCCAGCGCCAGGCGGTGCGGATCAAGGTCAACCCCGAGGCACTCGCGGCCAACGGCCTGAACCTGTCGGATGTGCGCACGCTGATCGCCGCGTCCAACGTCAACCAGCCCAAAGGCAACTTCGACGGCCCCACGCGGGTGTCGATGCTCGACGCCAACGACCAGTTGGTCTCGCCCAAGGAATACGCCGAACTGATCCTTGCCTACAACAATGGCGCGCCGTTGCGGCTCAAGGATGTGGCACAGATTGTCGACGGCGCCGAGAACGAGCGCCTCGCGGCCTGGGCCAATGAAAACCAGGCGGTACTGCTGAACATCCAGCGCCAGCCCGGGGCCAACGTCATCGAGGTGGTGGACCGGATCAAGGCATTGTTGCCGAGCATCACCGACAACCTGCCGGCGGGGCTGGAGGTGACGGTGCTCACCGACCGTACCCAGACCATCCGTGCCTCGGTCAAGGACGTGCAACACGAATTGCTGATCGCCATCGCCCTGGTGGTGATGGTGACGTTCCTGTTCCTGCGCCGTTTCAGCGCCACTCTCATTCCTTCTGTCGCGGTGCCACTGTCCCTGGTGGGTACCTTTGGGGTGATGTACCTCGCCGGTTTTTCCATCAATAACCTGACCCTGATGGCCCTGACCATCGCCACCGGTTTTGTGGTGGATGACGCCATCGTGATGCTGGAGAACATCTCCCGCTATATCGAGGAAGGCGAGACGCCCATGGCGGCGGCGCTCAAGGGCGCCAAGCAGATTGGCTTCACCCTGATTTCCCTGACACTGTCGCTGATTGCGGTATTGATCCCGCTGCTGTTCATGGCCGACGTGGTCGGGCGCTTGTTCCGTGAATTTGCCATCACCTTGGCGGTGGCGATCCTGATTTCCCTGGTGGTGTCCCTCACACTTACGCCGATGATGTGCGCGCGTTTGCTCAAACGCGAACCGAAGGAAGAAGAACAGGGCCGTTTCTACAAGGCCAGCGGTGCCTGGATCGACTGGCTGGTCGCGGCCTACGGGCGCAAGTTGCAGTGGGTGCTCAAGCACCAGCCGCTGACCCTGCTGGTGGCCATTGCCACCCTGGGCCTGACCGTGGTGCTGTACCTGGCGGTGCCCAAGGGCTTCTTCCCGGTGCAGGACACCGGCGTGATCCAGGGCATTTCCGAAGCGCCGCAGTCGATCTCTTTCGCGGCCATGAGCCAGCGCCAACAGGAACTCGCGAAGATCATCCTCCAAGACCCGGCGGTAGAGAGCCTGTCGTCCTATATCGGGGTGGATGGGGATAACGCTACCCTCAACAGCGGCCGGTTGCTGATCAACCTCAAGCCCCACGGCGAACGGGACCTGAGCGCGGCGCAGATCATCACGCGCCTGCAACCGCAACTGGACAAGTTGGTGGGTATCCGCCTGTTCATGCAGCCGGTGCAGGACCTGACCATCGAAGACCGCGTCAGCCGCACCCAGTACCAGTTCAGCATGTCTTCGCCGGACGCCGAGCTGCTGGCGCTGTGGAGCGACAAGCTGGTGCATGCCCTCAGCCAGGTGCCGGAACTCTCCGACGTCGCCAGCGACCTGCAGGACAAAGGCCTGCAGGTGTACCTGGTGATCGACCGCGACGCAGCATCGCGCCTTGGCGTGTCGGTTTCCACCATCACCGATGCGCTGTATGACGCGTTCGGCCAGCGGCAGATTTCCACCATCTATACCCAGGCCAGCCAGTACCGCGTGGTGTTGCAGGCCCAGTCCGGCGAAACCCTCGGCCCGGCCGCCCTGAACCAGATCCACGTGAAAACCACCGACGGCGGCCAGGTCCGGCTGTCGAGCCTGGCCCATGTGGAGCAGCGCCAGGCGCAGTTGGCAATCGCGCATATCGGCCAGTTCCCGGCGGTGATGATGTCGTTCAACCTGGCCCCCGGCGTGGCTTTGGGCAAAGGCGTGGAGCTGATCAACCAAGCCCAGAAAGACATCGGCATGCCGGTGGGTGTGCAGACCCAGTTCCAGGGCGCGGCCCAGGCGTTCGAGGCTTCGCTGTCGAGCACCTTGCTGCTGATTTTGGCGGCGGTGGTGACCATGTACATCGTGCTGGGGGTGCTCTACGAGAGCTACATCCACCCGATCACCATTCTCTCGACCTTGCCGTCGGCGGCGGTGGGGGCCTTGCTGGCCTTGCTGCTCAGTGGCAATGACCTGGGGATGATCGCGATTATTGGCATCATCCTGTTGATCGGCATCGTGAAGAAGAACGCGATCATGATGATCGACTTCGCCCTCGACGCAGAACGCAACCAGGGCCTGGACCCGCAAACCGCGATCTATCAAGCGGCGCTGTTGCGGTTCCGGCCGATCCTGATGACCACCCTGGCGGCGCTGTTCGGTGCCGTGCCGTTGATGCTCGCCACCGGTTCCGGCGCCGAATTGCGCCAGCCGCTGGGCCTGGTGATGGTCGGCGGGTTGCTGGTAAGCCAGGTGTTGACGCTGTTTACCACACCGGTGATCTACCTGTATTTCGACCGCCTGGGGCGGCGCTGGCGCAAAGAGCCGGTGCGCCTGGAGCCGGTTGAGTCATGAACCTGTCCGGACCGTTCATTCGCCGGCCGGTAGCGACCATGCTACTGAGCCTGGCGATTATGTTGCTGGGTGGCGTGGCGTTCAACTTGCTGCCGGTGTCGCCGCTACCGCAGATCAACTTCCCGGTGATCGTGGTATCGGCGAGCCTGCCCGGGGCCAGTCCCGAGGTCATGGCCTCCACGGTGGCAACGCCGCTGGAGCGATCTTTCGGGGCGATTTCCGGCATCACCACCATGAGCAGTTCCTCGAGCCAGGGCTCCACACGGGTGATTCTGGCGTTCGACTCCGACCGCGACATCAACGGCGCCGCGCGGGAAGTGCAGGCAGCCATCAATGCCTCGCGCAACCTGCTGCCCAGCGGCATGCGCAGCATGCCCACCTATAAAAAGATCAACCCGTCGCAGGCGCCGATCATGGTGCTGTCGCTGACCTCGGACGTGCTGCCCAAGGGCCAGCTATACGACCTGGCCTCGACCATCCTGTCGCAAAGCCTGTCCCAGGTGCCGGGCGTGGGTGAAGTACAGATCGGCGGCAGCTCCTTGCCCGCCGTGCGTATCGAGCTTGAACCCAAGGCCCTCGACCAGTACGGCGTGGCCCTGGACGATGTGCGCAACACCATCGCCAATGCCAACGTGCGCCGCCCCAAGGGCTCGCTGGAAGACAGCCAGCGCAACTGGCAGATCCAGGCCAACGACCAGCTGGAAAAGGCCAAGGACTACGAACCGCTGCTGATTCGCTACCAGAATGGCGCGGCCCTGCGCCTGGGCGACGTGGCCAGGATCAGCGACGGGGTGGAGGACCGCTACAACAGCGGCTTCTTCAACAATGATTCGGCGGTGCTGCTGGTGATCAACCGTCAGTCCGACGCCAACATCATCGAGACGGTTAAACAGATCAAGGCCCAGTTGCCGGCATTGCAGGCGGTGCTGCCGTCCAGCGTCAAGCTGAACCTGGCCATGGACCGCTCCCCGGTGATTACCGCCACATTGCATGAAGCCGAGATGACCCTGCTGATTGCCGTGGCCCTGGTGATCCTGGTGGTGTACCTGTTCCTCGGTAACTTCCGCGCTTCGTTGATTCCTACCCTGGCGGTGCCGGTGTCGCTGGTGGGCACGTTTGCGGTGATGTACCTGTTCGGCTTTTCGCTGAACAACCTGTCGCTGATGGCGCTGATCCTCGCCACCGGCCTGGTGGTGGACGATGCCATCGTGGTGCTGGAGAACATCTCCCGGCATATCGACGACGGCGTGTCGCCGATGAAAGCGGCGTACCTGGGCGCCAAGGAAGTCGGCTTTACCTTGCTGTCGATGAACGTGTCGCTGGTGGCAGTGTTCCTCTCCATCCTGTTCATGGGTGGGATCGTCACCAGTTTGTTCCGCGAATTTTCGATCACCCTGGCGGCGTCCATTATCGTCTCGCTGGTGGTGTCGCTGACCCTTACCCCAATGCTCTGCGCCCGCTGGCTCAAGCCCCATGTCCCGGGGCAGGAAACCGGTTTGCAGCGCTGGAGCGAGAAGGTCCACGCACGCATGGTTGCCGGCTACGCCCGCAGCCTCGACTGGGTACTGCGCCATCGGCGCCTGACCCTGTTCAGCCTGTTGGTCACCATTGGGGTCAACGTAGCGCTGTACGTGGTGGTGCCGAAAACCTTCATGCCCCAGCAGGACACCGGCCAGTTGATCGGTTTTGTGCGCGGTGATGACGGATTGTCGTTTGGCGTGATGCAGCCGAAGATGGAAATCTTCCGCCAAGCGGTACTCAAGGACCCCGCGGTACTGAGCGTGGCGGGCTTTATCGGCGGCAACAACGGTACTAATAATGCGGTGATGCTGGTGCGGCTCAAACCCATCAGCGAGCGCAGGATTTCTGCGCAGGGGGTGATCGAGCGGTTGCGTAAAGATGTGCCGCTGGTGCCGGGCGGGCGGCTGTTTTTGATGGCCGACCAGGACCTGCAGTTTGGTGGCAGCCGCGACCAGACCACCGCGCAGTACTCCTACATCCTGCAAAGCGGTGACCTCGCTGCCTTGCGGCTGTGGTACCCGAAAGTGGTCGCCGCCTTGCGCGAGTTGCCGGAGCTGACCGCTATCGACGCGCGTGAAGGCCGGGGCGCGGCGCAGGTAACCCTGATTGTCGACCGCGACCAGGCCAAGCGCCTGGGCATCGACATGAGCATGGTCACGGCGGTGCTGAACAACGCCTACAGCCAGCGCCAGATTTCCACCATTTATGACAGCCTCAACCAGTACCAGGTTGTGATGGAGGTCAACCCCAAATACGCCCAGGACCCGATTACCCTGAAGCAGATGCAAGTCATCACCGCGACAGGCGCACGGGTGCCGCTGTCGACCATTGCCCACTACGAAAACAGCCTGGCCGATGACACGGTTCGCCATGAAGGGCAATTCGCCTCGGAGAACATTGCGTTCGACATGTCCCCCGGTGTCACGGTAGAGCAGGGCACGGCCGCCATCGAACGGGCGATTGCCAAGGTGGGCTTGCCCGAAGATGTGATTGCGAAGATGTCCGGTACCGCCGACGCCTTCGCCGCGACCCAGAAAGGCCAACCGTTCATGATCCTTGGTGCGCTGGTGGCGGTATACCTGGTGCTGGGGATTCT
This genomic window from Pseudomonas sp. Bout1 contains:
- a CDS encoding glutathione S-transferase family protein translates to MIDLYYWPTGNGLKVGILLEELEAPYRLIPVNIREGAQKQESFQRISANGRIPAIVDHRLDAPLSLFESGAILNYLADQAGRFLPPAGSAERQKVQEWLFWQVGHITPYLSQLQLFKEKAPEPIPFALDLLNAEATRLYRVLEQRLAEVPYVAGEYSVADMAIFPWIQPLRQGQDLEDYPNIQAWRQRIKARPAVQRAYAKGREVAAGERSLALQ
- a CDS encoding MdtA/MuxA family multidrug efflux RND transporter periplasmic adaptor subunit, coding for MVDHSMQSTPRHSRRWLFGLLVLLVIAGLCWKFWPGSHKDSAEKKPAGHAGKSGMMRPGFGGSTGPVPVRVAPAVLGEFPVYYKALGTVTALNTINVRSRVGGELVKIAFEEGQMVKAGDLLAEIDPRSYQNALLQAQGTLLQNQAQLKNAQVDVQRYRDLYAQDSIAKQTLDTAEALVLQYQGTVKTNQGAVDDAKLNLEFTKIRAPITGRVGLRQVDVGNLVAANDTTFLAVITQTQPISVAFTLPENTLETVLARYHAGNKLPAEAWDRGDVALKATGVLQSLDNQIDVTTGTLKFKARFDNKDQALFPNQFVNVHLLADTLHNVVLAPSAAIQFGNTGTFVYVLDGDKKVKVRALVIGDSDGDNTVIKDGLAAGDRVVLEGTDRLKDGSEIEVVNDSTQVPTTPTEHLQGQPAAKAQQGPADAGKAQKGGK
- the tpx gene encoding thiol peroxidase, whose protein sequence is MAQVTLRGNPVQVEGELPQVGAKAPDFTLTAGDLSDATLATFAGKRKVLNIFPSVDTPTCATSVRKFNTQVNDVANTVVLCISTDLPFAQARFCGAEGLENVKNLSDFREAAFAVDYGVAIASGPLKGLTARAVVVLDENDNVLHSELVSEIGQEPNYEAALAVLK
- a CDS encoding cysteine dioxygenase, whose amino-acid sequence is MSTANRAAVIEEFLQQIRVINQRGVDRAALVEIVELLESLAERRDLFNFSEFPAPVPGQGSTAFRYRLNDDGDTPTLYLNSLLPGKSTIPHNHETWAIISAVEGQEINYVYGRKDEGRDAGFTTLTLEKEVIVQPGTSISFLGEDLHGIRVEGEQATLHFHLYGLPLESLNGRYGVEADGRILNYNASQMAPSIKAYA
- the metC gene encoding cystathionine beta-lyase; its protein translation is MSQTITPGQLQQWLFDGQEIALFDVREHGQYGEAHLFHGVNLPYSRLELEVQRLAPNPQVRLVIYDQDGGDVAARTALRLQALGYRHVHVLEGGAHGWQAAGLQLFAGVHVPSKAFGELVEEASHTPHVTAQQLAAWQATGEPLVVLDGRPFDEYRKMTIPGSICCPNGELGYRVHDLVPDETTPIVVNCAGRTRSIIGAQTLINLGVKNPVYALENGTQGWYLADFKLEHGSTRRYADQVSTGLGQQREAARQLAERAGVVAVKADQVRQWAADAARSLFLCDVRTAEEFAAGSLPGAQHTPGGQLVQSTDLYIGVRQARVVLVDSDGVRAPIVASWLRQLGHEAYVLEGGIHSGLALPVKQGVPFKALPEISVQALADALKDDAVDLVDLRSSMVHRKGRIAGSRWSIRSLLTANARPLVLLADDPALAAFAAQDLGEGVRLLDGGYAAWVAAGLPVIEDAQTPPDNLCIDFLFFTHDRHSGNKDAARQYLAWEIGLLAQMSAAEIASLKPLLPASRVRTRLIHAARTEGGSGGRAVNVPVTRLSTVLFDNLAQMRDARSRRDSERVLSYGARGNPTGFALEDLVTELEGGYRTRLYGTGLAAAAQTFLAYLRPGDHVLITDAVYSPVRKLAREFLQPFGIEVSYFSPDGSGLEAQLQTNTKMVYAEVPGSLLYELCDLPAIAALCKPRGILLAVDNTWGSAYLYRPLALGADISIMALTKYLGGHSDVMMGSVCTTEAAWPALARMSDTFGNAVSADDAYLILRGARTLASRLDVHERQALSIAQWLQAQPQVKRVFHPALADHPGHALWKRDFSGSNGLLSFELNSADAGYVERFIDGLQLFGLGASWGGYESLVTLAETQDRESAADRGLNPVVRLHVGLEDVAALVEDLQRGFVAAGR
- a CDS encoding amino acid ABC transporter ATP-binding protein, which translates into the protein MPSIEPLVSLRDLQLSFGDNRVLKGIDLDVHRGQAVSIIGPSGSGKSTILRCITGLLQPQRGTIRVGQTRVDTLTQEAQRIELRKRVGFVFQQYNLFPHLSVLENLVIAPRKVLGRSRADAEKDARALLAKVRMEHKADAYPGQLSGGQQQRVAIARALAMRPELILFDEVTSALDPETVGEVLTVIRELTEEGMTCVLVTHEMRFAEEISDIVYFTENGVIVEHGSAEQIFQRPTSERTQEFLRHALGDPGRRPPVASDPYLLTNLSRYTLSV